The genomic window TAAGGGCTAGCTTGATTTTTTTATCAAATTTTCTATAAAAAATTGATGCATCCTAAAGTCAGAAGTGAGCTCAGGATGAAAGGATGTCACTAGGATATTATCCTGCCTAGCAGCAACGATATTTCCATTTACAGTCGCTAAAACCTCTATACCTTCAGCACAAGCCTCTATATAAGGTGCCCGGATAAATACCATCTCCACGTCCTCCCCTATACCAACTACCGGTGCCTTGCACGAAAAGCTTCCCAACTGTCGTCCGTAGGCGTTTCTTTTCACAGTTATATCCATAAGCCCCAAATGGATTTTTTTATCATCAACAAGAGACTTAGCAAGAAGGATCATCCCTGCACAAGTTCCATATACGGGAAAGCCATTTTCTATCATATTTTTCAAAGGTTCCATAATCTCAAGATCTATGAGAAGTTTTCCTATTGTGGTACTTTCTCCACCAGGAATAATTATCCCGTGGATATCTCTCAGATCCTCTTTTTTTCTGACCTCTATACACTTAACTCCGAGTTTCTTAAGGATTTCAATGTGTTCCCTAAATGCTCCTTGTAATGCAAGAACACCAATTTTCATACTACCACCCTCTTTCTGACATTTTTTCCTCATCTCTAAGTGAGTGTATACCGATCCCCACCATAGCTTCCCC from uncultured Ilyobacter sp. includes these protein-coding regions:
- the pdxT gene encoding pyridoxal 5'-phosphate synthase glutaminase subunit PdxT, encoding MKIGVLALQGAFREHIEILKKLGVKCIEVRKKEDLRDIHGIIIPGGESTTIGKLLIDLEIMEPLKNMIENGFPVYGTCAGMILLAKSLVDDKKIHLGLMDITVKRNAYGRQLGSFSCKAPVVGIGEDVEMVFIRAPYIEACAEGIEVLATVNGNIVAARQDNILVTSFHPELTSDFRMHQFFIENLIKKSS